The region TGTGGCTGTCTGCCGGGCTTATCTGGCCTTTCTGGACTCGCACGGGGATATCGACCGCTTCGGCGAAAGCCTTTGGCAGGCGGGGCTGGCCAAAAAGGAAAACCGGGATGGGCAGGAAGTAATCATCCCCCTGCTGGATATTTACGGAGATTATCGCTCCATTCAGCATCTTCCGACCTATGAGCCCGGGAAAGCCCAACCTACCCGGAAGGTCTTTCAGGAGCTTCTCACCCTTCTGGAGAATTTTTTCGGGGGTATGGAAGTGGAGGAAGCGATCGCCCTGGTCCAGCTCCGGGCTGATTCGGCCCTCCGGCAAGGGTTGCTGGACTTTCTGGCCCATAAAGAAAAACCGAAGGAGCAGGGGACCGGACCTGACATCATTCGGCATCTGTCACACCTTCGGCATCAGCTTCACGCAAAAGTACTGTGCACCTCCACTGCCGAGGAAATCCGCGACCTTCTGCACCTTGATCTGGTTCTGGATAATTACGCCAGAGCCCTGGCCGGTTCATTACTGAATGACCTGGTATTCCGGAGCAACGATCAACCTGCCGAATCGCTGTCTGTCTGCCTTGAGCTTTTCCCGGCCATCCTCCTGCACCTTTTCCCCGGCGGCCTGCTGGATCCTGAAATCCTCCTGATCCAGCAGCAGGTGCACCAGTGGGGGAAGAGGGGCGACTGCCGGGGCAATGAATGTGACCATGAGTATGATGAAGACTGGTGTTTACAGGGAAAGGCTATTTTTGACCGCCTCAGCCGGGTTGTTCAGGCACAGGTCAGCAGGCAGGTGGCGCTCTACCAGCCGAAGGCGGAATTACTCGGCCGTTTGCTCGAAATCAGGCCGCAGGTCTGGCAGACTTTCAGCGAGGAGAACCTGCGCAATGACTGGCTGTTTTACCTCTCCCGGCTGGTCACTCTCATCAGGCAGGTTCTGCGGCGGATAGCGGGATGGAGCCCGACCGAAGTACTGGTGCCCGGCCGTGTCCGGGGGATAGTAACCAGATTGCCTGATCTTTCATCCATCCCCTCATCCTCATCCTTCCCTCTGATTCTGCTGGTAAACCACCTGCGGGGAGATGAGGATATACCGGGGAGCGTGGCTGCTCTTATCAGCCGGGTGCCGCGGGACCGGATGAGCCACTTTGGCATCCGCGCCCGGGAGCAGGGCGTGGTCTGGATTTATTGTGAGGAGGAATCTGGCTACCGGCAGCTCGAAGCCTATGAGGGGAGGTGGATTGAACTTGCAGCCGACGAGGACCATTTCCACACCGCTCCCATCGAACCCTCATCAGCCATGCACCAACCTGCCACAAGAGCCGCACGGCCAGGATTTTCCGTTCCCCCGGTGCGCCTGGCCGAATCATTCACCCTGCTGACCCCCGACCGGTATGAGCTTTCGACCGTCGGCCCCAAAGCCTGTCAACTGCGTCTGCTTACGGAGCGCCTCTCCGGCCAGGTGCAGGTGCCGGATTCCCTAGCCGTGCCCTTTGGCGTGTTCGACCTGGTGTTACGGAGTAACCCAAAAGGATGCAGCCAGTACCGGCACATCACTGCTGCCCTGGCTGCGGAATCGGGGGGCGGGGTATCCGGCCTGCTGGAAACCGTGCGCGGCCTGATTGAATCGCTCGATATCGATGAGGCTTACAGTGCGGAATTGAAAAGGACTGTCCGGGAAAGATTCGGCCGGGAAGTGCCGCTGATTGTCCGTTCAAGCTCCAATGCCGAGGACCTTGAAGGGTACAGCGGGGCTGGCCTGTATGAGTCCTATCCCGGCGTGGGCTGTGAGGAATTGCCCCGGTACCTGAAAAAGGTATGGGCTTCCCAATGGACACAGCGGGCAGTGAGTAACCGTGCCCGCTCAGGGGTCCTTCC is a window of bacterium DNA encoding:
- a CDS encoding PEP/pyruvate-binding domain-containing protein, which produces MLHWGVTYEKWSEWIAPPPIIRPPGTGDSRDGLAVQTPMIDEGNNRFSVTITIPTGLNIRQVFFVLYFPRSHQWDNNLQQDYAIPLPSDPDILSLLVRQKENTPVRSLAGLILGRENRKSWEMGMRLEFIGQLLDEFEPAESMLSLLEIYLQYAAQGHLPWRRHYDRQTYILAPKILGLAIKISGMVSSYPRFLHFFRRMLGNLPSSGRNLQDIGLAIRLKILECKDHQNRLIYDRFVSEFHQKLHNASGPEDVAVCRAYLAFLDSHGDIDRFGESLWQAGLAKKENRDGQEVIIPLLDIYGDYRSIQHLPTYEPGKAQPTRKVFQELLTLLENFFGGMEVEEAIALVQLRADSALRQGLLDFLAHKEKPKEQGTGPDIIRHLSHLRHQLHAKVLCTSTAEEIRDLLHLDLVLDNYARALAGSLLNDLVFRSNDQPAESLSVCLELFPAILLHLFPGGLLDPEILLIQQQVHQWGKRGDCRGNECDHEYDEDWCLQGKAIFDRLSRVVQAQVSRQVALYQPKAELLGRLLEIRPQVWQTFSEENLRNDWLFYLSRLVTLIRQVLRRIAGWSPTEVLVPGRVRGIVTRLPDLSSIPSSSSFPLILLVNHLRGDEDIPGSVAALISRVPRDRMSHFGIRAREQGVVWIYCEEESGYRQLEAYEGRWIELAADEDHFHTAPIEPSSAMHQPATRAARPGFSVPPVRLAESFTLLTPDRYELSTVGPKACQLRLLTERLSGQVQVPDSLAVPFGVFDLVLRSNPKGCSQYRHITAALAAESGGGVSGLLETVRGLIESLDIDEAYSAELKRTVRERFGREVPLIVRSSSNAEDLEGYSGAGLYESYPGVGCEELPRYLKKVWASQWTQRAVSNRARSGVLPEDVHLAVLIQELIPADYAFVTHTRYPLTGRQQGQVYIEVVQGLGESLVGGSEGQGYRFLYDRTSQEVKRAGFANKGHRWVIGQDGLPARILADYSNDFLSLEKKNWETLIGHIGRISVMIEAAWGNQPQDIEGVIRGREVFIVQTRPQV